CGCCGCAGGTGGCCTCCTACGTGGCCCGCGCGATCACCGCCAATGGCCGCGATCTTGAGGGAGCGGTCAACCGCCTGCTGGCCCACGCGACGCTCACCGGCACCGCGGTGACGATGGAGACCGCCGAGAGCGCGATCCGCGACCTCGTGAAGAACCGCGAGCCGAAGCGCATCAAGATCGAGGACATCCAGAAGCTCGTCGCCTCGCGCTACAATGTCTCGCGGTCGGACATCCTGTCGGAGCGGCGGACCGCCGCCGTGGTCAAGCCGCGCCAGATCGCCATGTACCTCTCGAAGGTGCTGACCCTGCGCTCCCTCCCCGAGATCGGCCGCCGATTCGGCGGACGTGATCACACCACGGTGCTGCACGCCGTGCGCAAGATCGAGAAGCAGATCGGCGAAGATACGGTTCTGGGTGATGAGGTCGAACTCCTGAAGCGCATGCTTCAGGACTGAAGCAAAACCTGCGTCGCTGGACGCGATATTCTTCCACGTCCGGCGACGGTCACGTCCAGGTTCACGCGAGGCGCCGCTCGATCGGTTCTGATCGGCGCGCCGGCCGGACGATCACTTCCAAACCCTCCGCGTTGTTACGCGCTCTCCGCCGGTCCCGACCATTTCGGGGCTGGCCGAGGGCGCGCGCGCCGTGGCAGACTGGCGCGAACCGAGACGGCCCTGTAAGGCCGCGTCGCCGACCGGCGAGAACCGACGCCCCGGGGGAGAGCTGATGACGGACGCCTTCATCTACGATCACGTTCGCACGCCGCGCGGGCGCGGCAAGGCGGACGGCTCCCTCCACGAGGTGACGGCCCTTCGGCTGGCCGAGACCGCCCTGCGCGCCCTCAAGGACCGCAACGGGCTCGACACCGGCCTCGTCGACGACGTGGTCCTGGGCTGCGTCGACCCGGTGGGCGAGGCGGGCGGCGACATCGCCCGTGCCGCGGCCCTGGTGGCCGATTACGGCGCGCATGTTCCGGGCGTGCAGATCAATCGCTTCTGCGCCTCCGGCCTCGACGCGGTGAACTTTGCCGCCGCGCAGGTCATGAGCGGCCAGCACGAGATGGCGGTCGGCGGCGGCGTCGAATCGATGAGCCGCATCGGCATCGGCGCCTCGGGCGGCGCCTGGCCGGTGGATCCGGCGATCGCCATCAAATCCTACTTCATGCCGCAGGGTGTCTCGGCCGACCTTATCGCCACCAAGTACGGCTTCACCCGCGACGATTGCGACGCCTATGCGGTTCGCTCGCAGGCGCGCTCGGCCAAGTCCTGGGCCGAGGGTCTGTTCGGCGGTTCCGTGGTTCCGGTGCGCGACGTGAACGGCATCTCGCTGCTCGACCGGGACGAGCACATGCGGCCCGGCACCGACATGCAGTCGCTGGCTGCGCTGAAGGCGTCCTTCGTGCAGATGGGCCAGATGGGCGGCTTCGATGCCGTCGCCACCGACGCGCATCCGGATGTCGAGACGGTGGATCACGTCCACCACGCCGGCAACTCCTCCGGCATCGCCGACGGCGCGGCCGCCGTGCTGATCGGTTCGAAGGCGGCCGGCGAGGCCGCCGGCCTTCGCCCGCGGGCGCGGATTCGCGCCTTCGCCAACATCGGCTCGGACCCGGCCCTGATGCTCACCGGGCCGGTGGACGTCACCCGCAAGGTCCTGGCGAAGTCCGGGCTGAGCCTGTCCGACATCGACCTGTTCGAGGTCAACGAGGCCTTCGCGGCCGTCGTGCTGCGTTTCTGCCAGGCGTTCGACCTCGATCCCGAGGCGGTCAACGTCAACGGCGGTGCCATCGCCCTGGGCCATCCGCTCGGTGCGACGGGAGCGATGATCCTCGGCACGGCTTTGGACGAGCTGGAGCGGACCGGCAAGGAGCGCGCGCTCATCACGCTCTGCATCGGCGCCGGCATGGGCACCGCCACGATCATCGAGCGGGTCTGAGGCACGCCCACATGGGAGCGGCGTGCCGCCGCTCCCCAAAGTCCGGGAACGCTGCTAGAGGCGCGGGCGACGATCGGCCCGTACTGGGGCCGGACGATAAATCGATGGGAGACAAGCCCTTGAACCGCCTGATCGCGACGCTCTGCCTGGGCGTCACACTGAGCCTGCCGCTCGCCGCCCGCGCCGACGAGGCCGCGGATCGCGTCGCCGCGGCCACGACCCTCGTCAACAAGACCCTGATCAAGAATCTTCAGACGGGGTTCAACGTCGCCCTGGAGAAGACCGTCGCGCCGATGCCGGAAGCCCGCGCCGAGGCGGTTCGCAAGGAACTGACGGCCGAGTTCGAGAAACAGCGCGGCATCATGATCGAGGGGCTGTCGAAGGACTACGCCGAGAAGTTCAGCCTCGCCGAGCTGAAGCATCTCGATGAGATCTACTCCGATCCGACCTATCTCAAGTTCCAGACGATGAACGCCGACCCGAATTCGTCGGTGACGGCGATCTCGCAGAACTCGGTCACCAAGCTGCTCAACATGCTGGCCGTGGCCTCGGCGACCGACAACTCGCCGCAGCCGGGTCAGCCGCCTGTGCCGCCCGCCGCGGCGCCGGCCCAGAAGTAAGACGATGCCGGCCGCGCGCGCTCCGTTGGCTTCAGGCCGCGCGCGCGGTCGTCGGGGCGAAGCCCGCGACCGGCGGCAGCTCCTCCAGCAGGGGCTTGGAGAAGTGGTAGCCTTGCACGAGCGTGATCCCGAGGCCGCGCAGGGCATCAAGTTCCGCCGCGGTCTCGACGCCCTCGGCCAGCACCGTCACGCCGAGGGCCCGGGCGATCGCGACAACCCCGGAGACGATCGCGTAGCGGCCGGCATCGGCGTCGAGGCCGCGCAGCAGGTCCATGTCGATCTTGATCAGATCGGGGCGGAAATTCGCCAGGAGACTCAGACCCGCGAAGCCGGCGCCGAAATCGTCGAGCGCGGTGAGAAACCCCTGCTTCCGGTAGGCGGCGACGATGCGCTTCACGTGCTCGATGTCGCGGAAGCGCTCCTGCTCGGTGAACTCGAACATGATGCGCTGGTGCGCGAAGTCGACCCGGCGCGCGGCGTCCAGGGACGCGCGGATGCAGGCATTCGGCTCGTAGACGGCGTTCGGCATGAAGTTGATCGACAGCCGCGTGCCGCTATCGCGGGGGAACAGGCGACCGGCGAGTTCGATCGCCTTGACGCGGGCGGCCTGATCGAACTGGTAGCGGGTCTCATCGGTCACGCGATCGAGGATCGTGTAGGCCGGCTCGCCGTTCGGCCCCCGCACCAGCGCCTCGTACGCCCAGACCGACCCGTCCGCCAGATCGAGGATCGGCTGGAAGGCCATCGTGAAGTCGAAGCCGAGTTTGGTGCCGGCGCGGCAGGCGCGGCATCCGATATCGTTCGTCATGTACGGCGTCCGTCGGTACCCCCCGGCCGGCTGACCCTGGACGTGCGCGCTCTACACAACCTTAACGTGGCCGCGTTGGTATCCCGCTGACGCTTTCCTGGGAGGACGGCACCGTGACGCTGACCGATTTCCGCTTCGAGACCGATCCCGACGGCATCGCTCTGGCGACCTGGGACATGCCCGGCCGTTCGATGAACGTGATCACCGAGGGGGTGATGGACCAGCTCGAGCAGATCATCGAGCAGGTTGCGTCCGATCCGGCGATCAAGGGCTGCGTCATCGCCACCGGCAAGGACAATTTCTCCGGCGGCGCCGACCTCACCATGCTGCAGGGCCTCGGTCGGGCCTACGAGCAACTGAAGGCCGAGCAGGGCGAGGAGGTGGCGATGCGCCACTTCTTCGAGGCGTCCCGGCGGCTCTCCCTGCTGTTCCGCCGCCTCGAGACCTGCGGCAAGCCCTTCGCGGCGGCGATCCAGGGCCTGTGCCTGGGCGGCGCCTTCGAACTGGCGCTGTCGTGCCACTACCGGGTCGCCTCCGACGACGGGAAGACACGGGTCGGCCTTCCGGAGATCAAGGTCGGCCTGTTCCCGGGCGGCGGCGGCACGCAGCGGGTCGCGCGGCTCATGCAGACCGGCGACGCGCTCCAGATGCTGTTCAAGGGCGAGCAGATCCGCGCGCCCATGGCGAAGGGCATGGGGCTGATCCACGCCGTGGCGCCGCAGGCGGAGATCGCCGAGCGGGCCAAGGCCTGGATCCGCGAGGGCGGTTCGGCGGTGGCGCCCTGGGACGTGCCGAAGTTCAAGGCGCCGTCCGGGAAGGTCTACTCGCCCGCCGGCATGATGATCTGGCCGCCGGCTAACGCCATCTACCGGCGCGAGACGCACGACAATTATCCGGCCGCCAAGGCGATCCTGGCCTCCGTGTACGAGGGCCTGCAGCTGCCGATGGACCTCGCCCTGCGGGTCGAGAGCCGCTACTTCGCCCACATCCTGCGCTCGACCGAGGCGGCGGCGATGATCCGCACGCTGTTCATCTCCATGGGCGAGCTGAACAAGGGCGCGCGCCGTCCGAAGGACGTGCCGGCCACGAACCTCCGCCGCGTCGGCGTGATCGGCGCCGGCTTCATGGGCGCGGGCGTTGCCTACGTGACGGCTCAGGCCGGCATCGAGGTGGTGCTGGTCGATCAATCGGTGGAGGCTGCCGAGAAGGGCAAGGCCTACGCCCACACGCTCATCACCGGCCAGATCAACAAGGGCCGCGCCAAGACTGCCGACCGCGACGCGCTGCTCGGCCGCATCACCGCAACGGCGGATTACAACGCGCTGGCGGAGTGCGACCTCGTGGTCGAGGCGGTGTTCGAGGACCCCAAGGTCAAGGCCGAGGTGATCCAGAAGGTCGAGGCAGTCATCCGTCCCGACGCGATCTTTGCGTCCAACACCTCGACCCTGCCGATCACCGGGCTGGCCAAGAGCTCGCAGCGACCGGCGCAGTTCGTCGGCATCCACTTCTTCTCGCCCGTCGAGAAGATGATGCTGGTGGAGATTATCAAGGGTGAGGCGACCGGCGACGCGGCGCTGGCCACGGCCCTCGACTACGTGCGCCTGATCAAGAAGACCCCGATCGTCGTGAACGACGCCCGCGGCTTCTTCGCCAACCGCTGCGTCGGCGCCTACATCCTCGAAGGTCACAAGATGCTGGCCGAGGGCGTGCCGCCCGCGATGATCGAGAGTGCTGGGCGTCAGGCCGGGATGCCGGTCGGTCCGCTCTCGCTCAACGACGAAGTCGCTCTCGACCTCGTCCTCAAGATCGCCAAAGCCACCGAAGCGCAGGTGGGGCAGGGCGCCGTCGATCCTGCCCAGAAGGCGATCCTGTCCGAGATGGTCGAGCACCAGGGCCGGCTCGGCCGGAAGAACCGCAAGGGCTTCTACGACTATCCCGAGGGCGCGCCGAAGCGTCTCTGGCCCGGCTTGAAGGACCTGCAGCCCAACCGGCTCGATCCGGAGGCGGTCGACTTCACCGAGCTCAAGCAGCGGTTGCTGGTGGTGCAGGCGCTGGAAGCCGCCCGCACGGTGGGTGAGGGCGTGGTCACCGATCCGCGCGAGGCCGATGTCGGCTCGATCCTCGGCTTCGGCTTCGCGCCGTTCACCGGGGGCGCCCTGTCGTACATCGATTTCATGGGCACGGCGGCCTTCGTGGAGCTCGCCCGCCAGCTCGAGGCGAAGCACGGCCCCCGCTTCCACGTTCCGGACAACTTGTCCGCGATGGCCGAGCGGGGCGGTACATTCTACGCGGAAGCCGATCGGCGCGCCGCGTAAGATCAATCTGCCGGACGCTCCGACGGCGCGTCCGGCAGATTCGCAAGCTCCTCCAAGAGGACACCGCGCGCGCAGGCGCCGAAGGCCCGCATGAGCCGTCCACGGGCGTGGTCGGGCGGGAACAGCAGGGCGAAGCGCACCGGGAGTGCCGGGAGGAAGGGCCGGATCGCGATCGGCGAGACCTTGGCCTCCTCGTGGGCGGCCAGCGGATTCATCACGCTGAAGCCGAGGCCCGCCGAGACCAGCGTGCAGATCGAGGCGCCAAGCCCCGCCTCCGCGGTGACCATCAGGGGGATGCCGGCCTGGGCGAAGACCGCCTCGGTGCTGCTCCGCAAGGCGCTTCCGAGCGGAGACGCCACAAACGGCACGCCGCGAAGGTCCGCCGGTTCCAGCATCGTGCGGGCGGCGAGCGGATGGTCCTGCGGCAGAATGGCGACGCAGGCGCGCGTCTCCACATGATCGAGCCGTGCATCCGGGATCTCGCCGTACAGCATGGTCAATGCGGCATCACAGAAGCCGCTCGCGATCCAGCCATTCACGGTCTCGTCGTCGCCGGAATGGATCGCCACGATCACGTCCGGATGCTCCGATCTGAATCGGGCCACGGCACGGGCGAGCAAGCCCCCCGCGAGGCGGGGCATCGCGGCGACCCGCAGGCGCTCGGCGCCGAAGGCGCGGATCCGCGCCGCCGCCGTCTCCAGACTGCTCAGCCCCACGAAGGCACGCTCGACCTCGGCGTGGAAGCGGGTTCCGTCGAGAGAGGGAATGACGCGGCCGCCGCTGCGATCGAACAGCGGCAGCGCCGTGATCGCCTCCAGCTGCCCGATCAGGCGGCTGATCTGCGGCTGCGAGGTGTGGAGGCGCCGCGCTGCCTCGGTCATCGAGCCCGACGCCACCACGGCGCGGAATGCCTCGATGTGCCGGAAGGTCAGGCGTCGTTCGGCCATATCAAATCCGTATGATCCCCAGATGAATCGGAATTGGACGCCAGCTTGGCCAAGCCCTTAGGATCGCACGGCAAAGCTTCGAGCCGGGCGCACGGCGTCGTGGGGCTCAAGCACCGAGGTCCGACGGATTATCGAAGGAGGCACGGATCGTGTCGAGGACGCTCTCGCTCGTGATCGCAGCCTTGTGCTGCGTCGGGATCACCGCGCCCGTCTCGGCGGAGGGGCGCCTCGACAAGATCCGGTCGACCGGCCAGATCAGCCTCGGCTTTCCTGATGCGTCCCCGCCCTTCGGCTTCCTCGACCAGAACGCCAAGCCGGTTGGGTATTCACTGGAGATATGCGAGCACGTTGCCGAGAAGCTGAAGACAGCTCTCGGACTGACCAGGATCGACATCCGCCACGTGCCGGTCATGTCGGCGACGCGGATACCGCTGATCAACAATGGGACGATCGATCTGGAATGCGGCACCGCCAGCAACCTGCCGGAGCGGCACAAGCTGGTCTCCTTCGCGCCGACCACGTTCGTGGCGCAGGTGGTGCTGGTGGCCAAGAAGGACGCGCCGGTGGACGTCGGCGACATCGCCTCGTTCCGCCGCAAGGCGATCTCGGCGCAGGCCGGTGGCGAGACCCAGCGGGTCGCGACCCGCATCAACGTCCGCGACAAGCTCGACATCCAGGTGATGCCCGCCAAGGACACCGCAGAGGTGTTCCTGCTGGTGGAGACCGGCCGCGCAGCCGGGGCGATCAATGACGACGCGTTGGCCCACGCGACCGTCGCCGGGGCCAAGCGCCCGGGAGACTACAAGATCGGCACCAAGGGTCTCGAATTCGCCCCCTACGGGATCCTTGAACCTAAGGATGACGCGCCTTTCAAGGCGGCGGTCGACAAGGCGGTGGTCGAGCTGATCCAGGACGGCACTGTGGCGCGGCTCTACGCGCGGTATTTCGAGCAGCCCATCCCGCCGAAGGGCATCAATCTCGAGCTGCCGATGAGCGACGTCCTCACGCGTGCCCTGGCCAATCCGACCGATTCCGGCGACGAGGCCGCGTACCGGTAGACGCGGCACGGGTGAACCCATGAAGCGCGACGAATTCAGCAGCGACGCCGCATCGCCGACCTTTGTCGACCTGCGCAGCGACACGGTCACTCGACCGACCGAGGCCATGTACGCGCAGATGTGCGCCGCGCCTCTCGGGGACGACGGGCTCGACGGCGATCCGACCGCGCGTGCGCTGGAGGAGACCGCCGCGGCGGTTCTCGGCAAGGAGGCCGGCCTGTTCGTGCCGAGCTGCACCATGGGCAACCTGCTGGCGATCCTGGCCCAGGTCCAGCGCAGCGAGCAGATCCTGCTGGAAGCGCAGGCGCACATGATCAACACCGAGCGCGGCGCTGCCACACTCACGGGCGCTTTCCTGCTCGGCATTGCCGGCATTGATGGCGCCATGGACCTCAATCAGCTGGAGGACGCACTTCGTCCGGCTGCGAGCCCGCTCCGAACCGGCATGATCGCCCTGGAGACCTCACACAACGCCGCTGGCGGCGCCGTCCTGCCGCTTGCCCATATGGCGGCCGTATCCAGCCTCGCCCGGGCGCGAGGCATCCCGGTCCATCTCGACGGCGCGCGTCTGTTCAACGCCGCCGCGCATCTCGGCATCGCGCCAGCCGAGGTCTCGGCAAGTGTCGATACGGTCTCGCTCTGCCTCTCGAAAGGATTGAGCGCGCCTGTCGGTGCGGTCCTGGCGGGGAGCGAGCCGGTGATCGCGGCGGCGCGGCGCCTCCGCAAGATGATCGGCGGCACGCAGCGGCAGGTCGGGGTCATGGCGGCTGCGGGCCTCGAAGCTCTCACCGCCATGGGCTCGCGCCTCACCGAGGACCATGCACGCGCGCGGCAGCTCAGCGAAGGTTTGAACGCGCTGAGGCCTCTCCTGTCGGCCAACAGCCCCCAGACCAACATCGTGCAGGTCGACCTCGCCGCGACCGGGCGCGGCAGCGCGCGCTGGGTCGACGATCTCGAGGCCGCCGGAATCCGAACCCGGCCGCTGGGCGAGGCTCGCTTGCGGCTGGTCACGCACCGGCACATCACCGCCGCCGACATCGAACGCGCGATCGCGGCCTTCCGAATCTGCCTTGAGGCGGTTTGACCGCGCTTCAGGCCGCCCCGACAGCGCGGGCCTTCGCGCCGAGCATGCGCGCCAGGAGCACGACGTCGGAGGCGTTGTCGGAGAGAAGGTCGGTGATGTCGCCGACTTCCAGCGCCTTCACGTGGCGGCAGCGCATGCCGTAGCGACCGGCCGTGCAGGTGCAGCGCAGCTGCGGACCGCCCGGTCGCTCCTCGAACGCGACGTGGTAGCGGTTGCCGGTCGATCCCCGCATGGTGAAGCTCAGCGCCGCGGACGCGGCCGGGAAGGCTGCCATAGCCCGCCCACTGATCCCCCCGGGGTCACGGCGGGGCTGGGCAGGGCCACCCGTCGCCCGCGTGATCGGCAGGCCGATGGTCGCCGCGAGGCCGTGGACATCCGCCGCCTCCCTCTCGCGCATCGCGGCGAGGGCGATCTCCGCGCAGGCATAGGCATCCTCGCCGGCATCGTGATGCTCGAAGCGGATGCCGAGGCGTCGCGCCACCTTGCCGAGGCCGCAGCCTTCCGGCGCCGGAAAGACCCGGCGCGCGACCTGGACCGTGCAGAGATACGAGAGGTCCGGCACCGGCAGCCCGGCTCGGGCGAGCCCGGCGCGCAGGACGCCGATGTCGAAGCTCGCGTTGTGGGCGAGGATGAGCCCGCGGGCGAGGTCATCGAGGTACGGCGCCATCACGGCACCGAAGCCCGGCTTGTCGGCGACGTTCGCCGGCAGGATCCCGTGGACCCGGATGTTGCCCGGCGCGAAGCGCATCTCGGGCGGGCGGATCAGGTGGCTCTCCCGGCGGATCACCCGGCCGTCCGCGATCCAGGCGAGCCCGACCGCGCAGGCGCTGTCACGCCGCTCGTTGGCCGTCTCGAAGTCGAGGGCCAGGACCGTCATCGCGGGTCAACCATGGCGGGCAGGAGTTCTCGGGGTGTTCCCCAAGCGGTCTAGGCTGCCGGGACTCCGGCTTCAACCCTGCGCCACCATCCCGAGCCAATCGTCTTCCGAGACCACCCGCACACCGTGCTTCTGGGCGTCCTTCAACTTTGACCCGGCCCCCGGACCCGCGACGACGAGATCGGTCTTGGCCGAGACCGAGCCGGAAACCTTGGCGCCGAGGCGCTCGGCCACCGCCTTGGCCTCGTTGCGGGTCATCTTCTCCAGCGTGCCGGTGAAGACGACGGTCTTGCCCGCGAAGGCGGAGGCCGAAGCGGCCCGCTCCATCGGCTCGACCTCGACCGCGTCGAGCAGCGCCGAGACGGCGTCGGCGTTATGCGGCTCGGCGAAGAACAGGAGCAGCGCGTCGGTGGCGACCGGGCCGATCTCGCCGTCATCGGCGAAGACCCTGTAGGCATCCCCGGGGCGCTGCTCGGCCGCCCGGGCGATCGCCGCGCGCACGGCGTCGGCGTCGCCGTAATGGGCGAGCAGATTCTCGCGTTGCACAGTGCTGAGGCGGGCGCGCTCCTTGGCCGGCGTCGCGCCGTCCTCGGGGTAGCCGAGATCGAGCAGGCGGTCCCGGGTCGTGCCCCCGACCCGCGGGACGGCCGTCAGTTCGACCCAGTCGGGGCCCGGCTGTGCGGCCGATGCGGCGCGGATCGCCGCAATCAGCGCCGGCATGTCGGAAAAGCGCTTGGCCAAAGCCTTGGCGGTCGCCTCGCCGATCTGCGGAATGCCGAGGGCGAAGAGCAGGCGGTTCATCGGGACCTGGCGGCGCGCCTCGACGCCGGCGAGCAGGTTCTTGATCGCCTTGTCTTCCTCCTCGCCCTTCTTCTTGGAAGCTTTCTTGGGCGGCTCGGCCGTGCCGGATTCTGCCCGCCGCTCGGCCGACAGCGCCTCGCGCCGCGCCACGATGGCGGCCTTCAGCTTCTCGAAATCGAGCCGGAACAGGTCGGCCGGCTGGCGCACGAGCCCCGCCTCGAACAGCACTTCGATATAGGTCTCGCCGAAGCCCTCGATGTCGAAGCCGTTGCGCGACACGAAGTGCTTCAGACGCTCCACCCCCTGCGCCGGGCAGATCAGTCCGCCGGTGCAGCGGCGCACCGCGTCGGCGCGGCCGGTGCGCGGGTTGATCGCGCGCACGGCGCGGCTGCCGCAGGCCGGGCAGGTCTCCGGGAAGGCGTAGGGCTGCGAATCCGCCGGGCGCTTCGACAGGTCGACATCCATCACCTTCGGGATGACGTCGCCGGCGCGGACCACCGTCACGGTGTCGCCGACCCGGATGTCGCGGCCGTCGCGGATCGGCTCGCCGTCGGCGCCGACGCCCTTCACGTAGCCCTCGTTGTGCAGGGTTGCGTTGGACACGACCACGCCGCCGACGGTCACCGGCCTCAGCTTGGCCAGCGGGTTCAGCGAGCCGGTGCGACCGACGTTGATGACGATGTCCTCGGCGACGGTCGTCGCCTCCTGCGCGGCGAATTTGTGCGCGAGCGCCCAGCGCGGCGAGCGCGAGACGAAGCCGAGCCGCTTCTGGAGCGCGAGGTCGCCGACCTTGTAGACGACGCCGTCGATGTCGTAGCCGAGCCCGGCCCGGTCCGCCTCGATCCGGCGGTAATGCGCGAGCATCGCCGCGGTGTCGGTGAAGGTCTCGGTGAGCGGGTTTACCGGCAGGCCCCAGGACGCGAAGCGCTGCAGGGCGCCGGATTGCGTCTCCGCGATCGGCGCCGAGAGCTCGCCCCAGGCATAGGCGAAGAACTTGAGCGGCCGGGATGCGGTGATCCCCGGATCGAGCTGGCGCAGGCTGCCGGCGGCGGCGTTGCGCGGATTGGCGAAGAGCGGCTTGCCGGCCGCCTCCTGGCGGGCGTTGATGGCGGCGAAGTCGGCGTGGGACAGGTAGACCTCGCCGCGCACCTCGCAGATCTCCGGCCATCCGGACCCGGCGAGCGCCGCCGGGATGTCCTGCACGGTGCGGGCATTGGCGGTGACGTTCTCGCCGACCTCGCCGTCGCCGCGGGTCGCCGCGGTGTCGAGGCGGCCGTTGACGTAGCGGAGCGACAGGGACAGGCCGTCGATCTTGGGCTCGGCCGTGAAGGCGAGGGGCGTCTCGTCGGGCCAGCCGAGGAAGCGGCGCACGCGTGCGACGAACTCGGCCACCTCGGCGTCGTCCGAAGGCGTTGCCCAGCGACAGCATCGGCACCGCGTGCCGCACCTTGGCGAACTTCTCCGACGGCTTGGCGCCGACCGACGTGCTGGCCGCGCCCGTCCCGGCAAGGTCCGGGAAGCGGGTCTCGATGTCCTCCAGCCGCCGGCGCAGGCGATCGTACTCCGCATCCGAGATCTCGGGCGCGTCCTCCTGATAGTAGAGCCGGTCGGCCTCCAGGATCGCCTCGGATAGGCGGGCATGCTCGGCGCGCGCCTCCTCGGCGGTCAGGTCGAGATCGGGCGTTTCGGATTTCACGGCGGCCATGATGGGCTTCTAACGCATCCCGGGCCGGCCGGGAGCCGGGCTCGGGCCGGCATCCCCGATTTCCCTCACCCGCGGGGGCTGAGCAGATCGCCGCGGCTGACCATCCGGGCCGCGGCCAGGAACACACCGGCCACGAGGGCGGCCACGACCGAGAGTGACAGGACGGGGACGAGCCAGCCGGCGAGCGCCGTCCCGGCGACCGAGCCCAGATTCATCGCCGCCATGTAGACCTCGAACTGCGTGGCCGCCCCGGCGCGTCCGCGGCTGGCCTGCAGCAAGGCCGGCATTAGCGCGACGATCAGCAGACCCGGCAGCATGTCGGTGAGCGCGAGGATCACCGGCCCGGCCGGTCCGACGAGCCCCGCACCGATCAGGGCCGCGGCCAGCGCGAAGGCGGCGGCGCTGGCGACCAGCAGGGCGCGCAGCGGCCGCACCGCGCCGGCCCTGTCCGCCCACAGGCCGATCGCCAGCGCGCCGGCCGTGCCGCTCGCCAGCGCCAGCCCCGCCTGAAGCCGTGAGAGGGCGGCGGGATCCCAGCCCTGGCGTTGGAGCAGATCGACCGAGAAGGGCAGCTCGAACAGGCCGAGCGCCCCGTCGAGCCCGAAGCAGAGGGCGAGGAGCCGCAAGGCCCGGGGTCGCCGCAGGGCCACGCCGAGCCGGCGCAGGAAGCGACGGAAGGGCAGGCGCCGCGGCGGCGGCCCGCGCCGGCCCGGCGCGGCGAACGCGTCGCCCGGCGCCTCGCGGATCAGCAGCATCGGCAGGCTCGCCAGGACGGCGACGGCGAGCAGCCAGTGCGCGCTCGCGAC
This window of the Methylobacterium tardum genome carries:
- a CDS encoding acetyl-CoA C-acetyltransferase, with the translated sequence MTDAFIYDHVRTPRGRGKADGSLHEVTALRLAETALRALKDRNGLDTGLVDDVVLGCVDPVGEAGGDIARAAALVADYGAHVPGVQINRFCASGLDAVNFAAAQVMSGQHEMAVGGGVESMSRIGIGASGGAWPVDPAIAIKSYFMPQGVSADLIATKYGFTRDDCDAYAVRSQARSAKSWAEGLFGGSVVPVRDVNGISLLDRDEHMRPGTDMQSLAALKASFVQMGQMGGFDAVATDAHPDVETVDHVHHAGNSSGIADGAAAVLIGSKAAGEAAGLRPRARIRAFANIGSDPALMLTGPVDVTRKVLAKSGLSLSDIDLFEVNEAFAAVVLRFCQAFDLDPEAVNVNGGAIALGHPLGATGAMILGTALDELERTGKERALITLCIGAGMGTATIIERV
- a CDS encoding EAL domain-containing protein, with the protein product MTNDIGCRACRAGTKLGFDFTMAFQPILDLADGSVWAYEALVRGPNGEPAYTILDRVTDETRYQFDQAARVKAIELAGRLFPRDSGTRLSINFMPNAVYEPNACIRASLDAARRVDFAHQRIMFEFTEQERFRDIEHVKRIVAAYRKQGFLTALDDFGAGFAGLSLLANFRPDLIKIDMDLLRGLDADAGRYAIVSGVVAIARALGVTVLAEGVETAAELDALRGLGITLVQGYHFSKPLLEELPPVAGFAPTTARAA
- a CDS encoding 3-hydroxyacyl-CoA dehydrogenase NAD-binding domain-containing protein, with the translated sequence MTLTDFRFETDPDGIALATWDMPGRSMNVITEGVMDQLEQIIEQVASDPAIKGCVIATGKDNFSGGADLTMLQGLGRAYEQLKAEQGEEVAMRHFFEASRRLSLLFRRLETCGKPFAAAIQGLCLGGAFELALSCHYRVASDDGKTRVGLPEIKVGLFPGGGGTQRVARLMQTGDALQMLFKGEQIRAPMAKGMGLIHAVAPQAEIAERAKAWIREGGSAVAPWDVPKFKAPSGKVYSPAGMMIWPPANAIYRRETHDNYPAAKAILASVYEGLQLPMDLALRVESRYFAHILRSTEAAAMIRTLFISMGELNKGARRPKDVPATNLRRVGVIGAGFMGAGVAYVTAQAGIEVVLVDQSVEAAEKGKAYAHTLITGQINKGRAKTADRDALLGRITATADYNALAECDLVVEAVFEDPKVKAEVIQKVEAVIRPDAIFASNTSTLPITGLAKSSQRPAQFVGIHFFSPVEKMMLVEIIKGEATGDAALATALDYVRLIKKTPIVVNDARGFFANRCVGAYILEGHKMLAEGVPPAMIESAGRQAGMPVGPLSLNDEVALDLVLKIAKATEAQVGQGAVDPAQKAILSEMVEHQGRLGRKNRKGFYDYPEGAPKRLWPGLKDLQPNRLDPEAVDFTELKQRLLVVQALEAARTVGEGVVTDPREADVGSILGFGFAPFTGGALSYIDFMGTAAFVELARQLEAKHGPRFHVPDNLSAMAERGGTFYAEADRRAA
- a CDS encoding LysR substrate-binding domain-containing protein; this translates as MAERRLTFRHIEAFRAVVASGSMTEAARRLHTSQPQISRLIGQLEAITALPLFDRSGGRVIPSLDGTRFHAEVERAFVGLSSLETAAARIRAFGAERLRVAAMPRLAGGLLARAVARFRSEHPDVIVAIHSGDDETVNGWIASGFCDAALTMLYGEIPDARLDHVETRACVAILPQDHPLAARTMLEPADLRGVPFVASPLGSALRSSTEAVFAQAGIPLMVTAEAGLGASICTLVSAGLGFSVMNPLAAHEEAKVSPIAIRPFLPALPVRFALLFPPDHARGRLMRAFGACARGVLLEELANLPDAPSERPAD
- a CDS encoding amino acid ABC transporter substrate-binding protein produces the protein MSRTLSLVIAALCCVGITAPVSAEGRLDKIRSTGQISLGFPDASPPFGFLDQNAKPVGYSLEICEHVAEKLKTALGLTRIDIRHVPVMSATRIPLINNGTIDLECGTASNLPERHKLVSFAPTTFVAQVVLVAKKDAPVDVGDIASFRRKAISAQAGGETQRVATRINVRDKLDIQVMPAKDTAEVFLLVETGRAAGAINDDALAHATVAGAKRPGDYKIGTKGLEFAPYGILEPKDDAPFKAAVDKAVVELIQDGTVARLYARYFEQPIPPKGINLELPMSDVLTRALANPTDSGDEAAYR
- a CDS encoding threonine aldolase family protein; protein product: MKRDEFSSDAASPTFVDLRSDTVTRPTEAMYAQMCAAPLGDDGLDGDPTARALEETAAAVLGKEAGLFVPSCTMGNLLAILAQVQRSEQILLEAQAHMINTERGAATLTGAFLLGIAGIDGAMDLNQLEDALRPAASPLRTGMIALETSHNAAGGAVLPLAHMAAVSSLARARGIPVHLDGARLFNAAAHLGIAPAEVSASVDTVSLCLSKGLSAPVGAVLAGSEPVIAAARRLRKMIGGTQRQVGVMAAAGLEALTAMGSRLTEDHARARQLSEGLNALRPLLSANSPQTNIVQVDLAATGRGSARWVDDLEAAGIRTRPLGEARLRLVTHRHITAADIERAIAAFRICLEAV
- a CDS encoding 3'-5' exonuclease, whose product is MTVLALDFETANERRDSACAVGLAWIADGRVIRRESHLIRPPEMRFAPGNIRVHGILPANVADKPGFGAVMAPYLDDLARGLILAHNASFDIGVLRAGLARAGLPVPDLSYLCTVQVARRVFPAPEGCGLGKVARRLGIRFEHHDAGEDAYACAEIALAAMREREAADVHGLAATIGLPITRATGGPAQPRRDPGGISGRAMAAFPAASAALSFTMRGSTGNRYHVAFEERPGGPQLRCTCTAGRYGMRCRHVKALEVGDITDLLSDNASDVVLLARMLGAKARAVGAA